The following coding sequences lie in one Tepidimicrobium xylanilyticum genomic window:
- a CDS encoding helix-turn-helix domain-containing protein, whose protein sequence is MENVDIIQKSIDYIEENLKAELTVEELAKNSGFSLFHYYRIFQTESGMPVMQYILLRKLKNAIYEISCGKKAIDVALDYGFETYAGFFKAFKREFGTSPTQYLKKHTVNKPHKIILKQGEYIMISHKKIRKILTNWNLANVDIIDIYHEGNGFKLENVWYINGNLVLKVYKNLYRLKNDIKISKSLLKAGFESPTPMKTYDGHDYVIDDDIYFYLTNRIKGERVKSSACYKDDFEIKMQHLGAAIGKLHLALNKFDEEVLLNEPNLYETIKDWAIPEIKKYMDLPDSFYENYLKNFEGLYPDLPRHAIHRDPNPSNIIMKDGKIVGFIDFELSEKNVRIFDPCYASTAILSESFDENDFNKLQKWIAIYMDIIDGYDSICKLSHKEKQAIPFVIFAIQMICVAYFSNIEKYAKLAEVNKKFLDGYMTIKTY, encoded by the coding sequence CAAAAAAGCATCGATTATATTGAAGAAAATTTAAAAGCTGAATTAACGGTTGAAGAGCTAGCAAAAAACTCAGGTTTTTCACTATTCCATTATTATCGAATATTTCAAACTGAAAGTGGCATGCCAGTCATGCAATATATATTATTACGAAAGCTTAAGAATGCAATTTACGAGATAAGCTGCGGAAAAAAAGCTATTGATGTGGCATTAGATTATGGATTTGAAACTTATGCAGGGTTTTTTAAAGCTTTTAAAAGAGAATTCGGTACTTCTCCAACCCAGTATTTAAAAAAACATACTGTTAACAAACCCCACAAAATCATTTTGAAACAGGGGGAATACATTATGATATCACATAAAAAAATAAGGAAAATATTGACTAATTGGAATTTAGCCAATGTTGATATTATAGATATATATCATGAAGGCAATGGATTTAAATTAGAAAATGTTTGGTATATAAACGGTAACTTGGTTTTAAAAGTATATAAAAATTTATATAGATTGAAAAATGATATAAAAATCTCTAAATCCTTATTAAAAGCAGGGTTTGAATCTCCAACTCCTATGAAAACATATGATGGTCATGATTATGTAATAGATGATGATATCTATTTTTACCTTACCAATCGGATAAAAGGAGAAAGGGTAAAAAGTAGTGCTTGTTATAAAGATGATTTTGAAATTAAAATGCAGCACTTAGGTGCAGCTATAGGTAAATTGCATTTAGCTTTGAATAAATTTGATGAGGAAGTCCTTTTAAATGAACCAAATCTTTATGAAACTATAAAGGACTGGGCAATACCCGAAATAAAAAAATACATGGACCTGCCAGATAGTTTTTATGAGAACTATCTAAAGAATTTTGAAGGATTGTATCCAGACTTACCAAGACATGCAATCCACCGAGATCCTAATCCAAGCAATATTATAATGAAAGATGGCAAAATAGTAGGATTTATTGACTTTGAACTGTCAGAAAAGAATGTTAGAATTTTTGATCCTTGTTATGCTTCTACTGCAATTCTATCTGAAAGTTTTGATGAAAATGATTTTAACAAGCTGCAAAAGTGGATTGCAATTTATATGGATATAATTGATGGGTATGATAGTATTTGCAAATTATCTCATAAGGAAAAACAGGCTATTCCTTTTGTAATATTTGCAATTCAAATGATATGTGTAGCATATTTTAGTAATATAGAAAAATATGCTAAACTTGCTGAAGTGAATAAAAAATTCTTAGATGGTTATATGACAATAAAGACTTATTAA